One window from the genome of Terrimicrobium sacchariphilum encodes:
- a CDS encoding 23S rRNA (pseudouridine(1915)-N(3))-methyltransferase RlmH: MRWRIVAVGKPRLSYARDGIDEYLARLRNFGTIEVETVKASTQDKEGKALLEKSEGCFRLVMDERGKMFTSRAFSTELEKIELHPKKPCALIVGGADGLIPAVREKADLIWSLTTGTLQHELALVVALEQIYRACTIKAGLPYHRD; this comes from the coding sequence ATGCGCTGGCGCATCGTGGCCGTGGGCAAGCCGCGTCTTTCCTATGCCCGCGACGGCATTGATGAGTACCTCGCCCGGCTCCGGAACTTCGGAACGATCGAGGTCGAGACGGTCAAAGCCTCGACCCAGGATAAGGAAGGCAAAGCCCTGCTGGAAAAGAGCGAGGGATGTTTCCGGCTTGTTATGGACGAACGAGGCAAGATGTTCACCAGCCGGGCTTTTTCCACGGAACTGGAAAAAATCGAACTGCACCCGAAAAAGCCCTGCGCGCTTATCGTAGGGGGAGCAGATGGATTAATTCCTGCCGTGCGGGAAAAAGCCGATCTGATCTGGTCGCTCACCACCGGCACTCTCCAGCATGAACTGGCGTTAGTCGTTGCGCTGGAACAGATTTATCGCGCCTGCACGATCAAAGCCGGGCTACCCTACCACCGAGATTGA
- a CDS encoding TIGR01777 family oxidoreductase, with the protein MKIGISGASGFVGSELCKQMVNRHEVVKFSRREKGGNRLWSIASKPDLSGLDAFINLAGESIMGLWTPDKRQRISDSRVMGTRRLVEALGEKGNTVKTLVNASAIGFYGDTGEHKVDETSPAGSGFLAEVCQRWEAEALKAEEYGVRVVRVRIGFVLGKGGAMKLIKPVFSLGLGGNLGSGRQWMSGVHVEDVAGAFLWATENDGVTGPVNAVIPEPFRNGEFTRQLAHALHRPAFLPVPAFAMRLILGRLSSLLLDSSRVLPRALKEGGYRYRHPSLTNALICCLE; encoded by the coding sequence ATGAAAATCGGGATTTCAGGGGCTTCGGGATTCGTCGGAAGCGAGCTTTGCAAGCAGATGGTCAATCGCCATGAGGTGGTGAAATTCTCCCGGCGAGAAAAAGGAGGCAATCGGCTCTGGTCGATCGCCAGCAAGCCGGACCTCTCGGGTCTCGACGCCTTTATCAATCTTGCAGGCGAGTCGATCATGGGGCTCTGGACGCCGGACAAACGACAGAGGATTTCCGACAGTCGGGTAATGGGAACCCGCCGTTTGGTGGAAGCCCTTGGGGAAAAAGGGAATACCGTGAAAACCCTGGTGAACGCATCGGCCATCGGTTTTTACGGGGATACCGGAGAGCACAAGGTGGATGAAACCTCCCCGGCGGGGAGTGGTTTCCTCGCGGAAGTTTGCCAGCGCTGGGAAGCCGAGGCTCTCAAGGCGGAGGAGTATGGCGTCCGCGTTGTCCGGGTGCGGATCGGATTTGTCCTGGGAAAGGGCGGGGCGATGAAGCTCATCAAGCCGGTTTTTTCCCTCGGTCTCGGGGGTAATCTCGGCTCCGGTCGCCAATGGATGAGCGGCGTGCATGTCGAGGATGTCGCCGGGGCGTTTCTCTGGGCGACGGAAAATGATGGAGTCACGGGACCGGTCAATGCCGTAATCCCTGAGCCGTTTCGCAATGGGGAGTTCACCCGGCAACTCGCTCACGCCCTGCACCGCCCCGCCTTTCTACCTGTCCCGGCATTTGCCATGCGACTGATCCTGGGGCGTCTTTCGAGCCTGCTTCTGGACAGCTCACGCGTCCTGCCCCGAGCGTTGAAGGAAGGAGGCTATCGCTACAGGCATCCCAGCCTGACGAATGCCCTTATCTGCTGTCTCGAGTAG
- a CDS encoding PAS domain-containing protein, with product MISVSSFLNEAHGASHGTSNKGLARLASDLRDPANPIPPPSTLRSRVLERIDAEPARVETDSAGRIVAINPAFTGLCGYTFPEIRGKKPGSLLQGPETDPAVVDILRQAIRQGEACVVRLVNYHKDGSTYHVEISLEPIHDEAGKITGFRAAERKLA from the coding sequence ATGATCTCCGTCTCATCTTTCCTCAATGAAGCCCATGGAGCGAGCCACGGTACGTCCAACAAGGGCCTGGCACGCCTGGCCAGCGATCTGAGGGACCCGGCCAATCCCATTCCGCCCCCCTCCACTCTGCGCTCCCGGGTGCTGGAGCGCATTGATGCTGAGCCGGCTCGGGTGGAAACGGATTCCGCAGGCCGCATCGTCGCGATCAACCCCGCCTTCACCGGTCTATGCGGCTATACCTTTCCCGAGATCCGGGGAAAAAAACCCGGGAGCCTGTTGCAGGGACCAGAGACAGATCCCGCTGTCGTCGACATCCTGCGCCAGGCGATTCGCCAGGGAGAAGCCTGCGTCGTGCGGTTGGTAAACTACCACAAGGATGGTTCGACCTACCACGTCGAGATTTCCCTCGAGCCGATCCATGATGAAGCGGGGAAGATCACGGGCTTCCGCGCCGCGGAGCGCAAGCTCGCCTAG
- a CDS encoding N-acetylmuramoyl-L-alanine amidase yields MRSIVTVCGLLFFALAALAPSARAQMTEEQKRQLFLQAREDIRPVPAASSTPRPKPRATSTPRPTPTPKPKPTPAPEEEEPTPTPKKHVKEDEEPARPSRSEPEKDESTPTPTPKKISREEAEPPLQPQQTAREESTPAPAKPSDEDMKPAAGGQVPQGKTPGGVPLNAPIVIEKSGLEADQGEQPPAKNIGGWFKRWKYLTPSVRRAIDQARVKKGRWKYIIVHNSGTRQGNARIFDLYHRRVRKMQNGLAYHFVIGNGSSSGDGEIEIGDRWRRQINGGHVASDYLNDISIGICLVGDLNRDRATKAQMAALDELIVYLRGRVGKVKGKPAIVLPHKGINPKPTDCPGDKFDYKWLKQKFGS; encoded by the coding sequence ATGCGGAGCATCGTAACTGTCTGCGGCTTGTTGTTTTTTGCCCTGGCCGCGCTGGCCCCCTCCGCCCGTGCCCAGATGACCGAGGAGCAGAAGCGCCAGCTCTTCCTCCAGGCGCGGGAGGATATCCGCCCCGTTCCCGCCGCGTCTTCGACGCCGCGTCCGAAGCCTCGCGCCACGAGTACGCCGCGTCCGACCCCGACTCCCAAACCGAAACCCACTCCGGCACCCGAGGAGGAAGAGCCGACTCCGACTCCGAAAAAGCATGTGAAGGAGGATGAGGAGCCTGCCAGACCATCGAGGAGCGAGCCGGAGAAGGATGAGAGCACTCCAACCCCCACGCCGAAAAAGATCTCCCGCGAGGAAGCAGAGCCTCCCTTGCAACCGCAGCAAACGGCACGTGAAGAGTCGACGCCTGCCCCGGCGAAGCCGTCGGACGAGGATATGAAGCCCGCTGCCGGCGGGCAGGTGCCGCAGGGCAAGACCCCTGGCGGAGTACCGCTCAATGCGCCCATCGTTATCGAAAAATCCGGCCTTGAGGCCGACCAGGGCGAGCAGCCACCTGCCAAGAATATCGGCGGCTGGTTCAAACGATGGAAATACCTGACTCCCTCCGTACGCCGGGCCATTGACCAGGCTCGCGTGAAGAAAGGGCGCTGGAAATACATCATCGTGCACAACAGCGGTACACGACAGGGCAATGCCCGCATCTTCGACCTTTATCACCGCCGCGTCCGCAAGATGCAAAATGGTCTCGCCTATCATTTTGTCATTGGTAATGGCTCATCCTCCGGCGATGGCGAGATCGAGATCGGCGATCGCTGGCGCAGGCAGATCAATGGCGGCCACGTCGCCAGCGATTATCTCAACGACATCTCGATCGGCATCTGTCTCGTGGGTGACTTGAATCGTGACCGGGCCACCAAGGCCCAGATGGCGGCGCTCGACGAACTCATCGTGTACCTGCGCGGCCGCGTGGGCAAGGTCAAGGGCAAGCCTGCCATCGTCCTCCCGCACAAGGGAATCAACCCCAAGCCGACCGACTGCCCTGGTGACAAGTTTGATTACAAATGGCTGAAACAGAAGTTCGGCTCGTGA